Genomic segment of Canis lupus dingo isolate Sandy chromosome 9, ASM325472v2, whole genome shotgun sequence:
CGTGAGTGCTTTGCCCCAGGCCCGGCCCGGCCTGGCCCGGCCCCACCTTGGTGCTCAGATGGGGGCAGCAAGTCTTAACGCAGATGGGGTTCAAGTACAGCCCTCAGAGTAGGAGGGCTACCCCCGGGACCAGAGCAGCCTCAGTGAGTGGCCATTTGTCTGGCAGGTATCAGAGCTGGTGAAGGTATCAGCCATGTCCAGCCCCAAGGTGGTTCTGGCCATCACGGACCTCAGCCTGTCTCTGGGTCGCCAGGTGGCCGCCAAGGCCATTGCTGCACTCTGAGGGGCTTGGAGTGGCCGCGGGGGGCCATCTGGGGGAACGCAGCCCCAGGCGCCTCAGAAGGGAACAGTGAAGGAAGATGAGACATCATTGCTCATATCCATGTGATGTAAGAGCCCTATGTCATTTCCAGATTATTCCCCTATCCTGATATCTGACCTCTAAGACGtctcccagtttctttctttcataatttccTCTGCTCACTGCCAGCACCTGAAGAATGTGTGCAGCCTGGCTCTTAGCCCAGGCCCTCAGCACCCCGCACCCCTGCTTGCCCTCTTCCAGCAGTACGTGTACCTCTGAGGAACTTTGTAGGTgcaaagttgtgtgtgtgtgtgtctgtttgtttttttgtaacaCATGAGGGAAGTTCACTcaattcatttgtaaataaagaCTTTTGTGGGTCCCTGTGTGATTCTAAGTGATGTCAGTGTCTGTGTCCCACTGAGGCAGGGAACAGCATCTTCTCCTTAGAATCCCATGTGTTGTGCCCAGGAAGAGGCCCAGTCCTTGGctgaggagagcaggagaggTGTGCAGAGGAGGGCTGGGCAGGCTTGGGTTCCTGTGTTTGTCCGCTCAGGAGGGGCAGGACTTCCCTTCCTCCTACCGGCACCAGGCAGTAAGGAGTCAACACACGCCCGCTGCTTACCCTCACACCCCAAAGTCAGACTGAACTCTGAGAAGGGAGAGGTTTTGGCTAAAGGCCCTGCTGGTGCTGGGGTAGGGTGTCCTGTCCTTCTGACGCTCTCCCAGGAGACCCAACCCCACCCCGAGTCTGACTGGCTCCAGTTTGATCTGCCCCTCTCCAGAGGAGGACTAGGGGCTGAGGGGCTGGATCTGTTTAACCCTTGCTCTTCTTGTACACACATCTCCCAAGTCCTGGTTTCTTCAGGAGCAAGTGGAGAAGGAGGGCTCTGAGCCATGCAGCTGGGGGTTCTGGCCCTGCTCAGCCAGCCCTTCCTTTCTGAGGACCCAGATTGGGAAGGGAAGTGGGAGGTGCCacgggcagcccggtggctccggggtttagcgctgccttcagcccggggcctgatcctggagacccacgtcaggttccctgcgtgaagcctgcttctccctctgcctccctctctctcgctgtctcataaataaataaaatcttaaaaaaaaaaaaaaaaaggaagtgggagGTGCCTGAAGAGCCAAGGGGAAGCCTCGAGACGGGGACCTGGGGACCAGCTGGCAGTCTGGACTTCACAGGTCTGGTGGAAGCACCGTGGGACCACAGGTGCATCCTCGGCTGGGGACACAGGAGTGCATCTGACCTGTGGTGTGAAGCAGCCCCTCCAATCTCTGCATCTCCCTCACATGCACCTGCCCAGCTGCCCTGTGAGCTCAGGCTCGGCAGCCCCTGAGGCTGAGAGCAGCAGGAAGATGGTGGCTGGCATGAGGTTGCTCCCTTGCCCGTCAGAGGCAGAGCTTGAGGGAGAGGAGTGCAGGGCTCAGATCAGCTTGAGTTCTGACCCAAGTTGAAACCTTGATCTCAGATCCTAATCTCTAAACGGCACTTCTCATTCTACCTTTGTGGACACCTGTGAGCGTGGATGGGCTGGAGTTTATGGAAGATGACAAATATTAAATCCTCCCTTGCTCAGTGTCTGTGTCTGGACCATTAAgtttcccctttccccaccccaaccccacgttcccctctgcctgtgtggtGACCCATCTGCGTCCTGTCCTCCCACTAGGCTGTGTCTCTGTGAGGGCAGGAGCCATGCCTGCCTGGTCTGCTGCCACATCCCTAGCACTTAGCCTGGCACCTGCCCAGCGTCCCTACAAGAGAAATCCCTGCTAAAAGCATGAACGTTGATGAGCTAGAGGATGGCCTCCTGCaccccctctttccctccctcttggcTTCCACCACCATTCAACTCCCCgcctcccagcctctggctgGGCACCAGCTGGACCCAAGAAGGAGGAAGGACATTTACTGGAGacaaacaaaatactttattatCACCAAGTTTGGCTACAGTGAGAAGGTACGGGCAGAGGTGGAGGATGAAGAGCTGCGTGTTCCTCTCACGTGTCACATAACCCCCCCAtctttccctccccacttccagTCCCCCTCAGTAGGGCCAACACATGACCCGCTGGCCAGCCCTTGAAGGGTCAGAATCCTGACCCTGGTGAGAGTGGGGCAGGTGTCAGGATCTTGTCATTGTTGCCATAGGGCATcgagaaagaggagagagtgaTGCCGAGGCTCCCCATAACTGGAAGTCAAAATATTCCCGAAAACGTCTTAAAAACTAGATTCCCCAGCACATTCgtgggaccccagggtcaagcCTCCCCACTTTGGCTGCCTCTGCCGGGTTTGATGCCTGTGGGGAAGGGGACGTGAGGAGAAGCGAGACAGCCCACCTGGCACGTGCAAGCCAAGCTGGTGAGGCCAGAGTGGGGGGGCACCCAGTAGGGGAACACTgctgtttaaatattaaacagGGTTGTTTTGTCTCCCACCTGGAAGACTTCCTGATGCTTCCATGGGCCTCAAGGTGGGTACCCTTGGGGTAAGGGGGTCACTGGGATTCTACCCAGTGCCCACCACAGAGCCAGGCCAGGGAGCAGTCACAGGAATCAATACTTGGTATTTACCTATCTACCTCCCCGTCCAGGGGACAGGAAGACAGGGGCTTTTCTCCCTGCAAAAGCAGGACAATGAAACTCAGAGACGGCAGGAAGGACCCAAGAGTGCAGGGCTCCTTTCTGTTTGTCCTCATCtttaaatattagatttaaataaacataaatattaaataaagataaatacacTGGCTGGGGAGGGTTTTGCTCAGGGTTTGGCAAAGTGGCGCAGAGCGCGATATGCCAGCTCCAGGAAGCTCTGCAGGTTGGAGGCCACCAGGACACCTCCTGCCCGGCGCTGGAAGGCCGAGGTGAAGGCTGGCATGGTGCCCTGGGTAGGTGGCACGGCGGGGGCCATTCCTAGATCTTCCATCTGTGGGGGGAAAGATGAGATCTGCAATCAGGCCCTGCTGAGTGGGCATTTTTGAATAAGGAAATGCAAAGGGGTGACAGGCCATGGAAGGTGACACCACGCAGTTAATGGTGGAGTCAGgccttgaacccaggtctgtttCAGGGTCCAGTGACCTGGTTCCTGCCCTCATCCAGGGAGAGCGGGGAAGGGCCAGCAGCAagaggggcctgggatggagtggtAGCTCCCGACACACACCCTGGGAATGCTCTCACCCTGGCCCTAAAGAACCGGGATCCCAGGCTTGCAGCCTGATCTTTGGGGACCGGCTCCATCCAGGCCCCTAAGGCTTGCCACTTCCCATGAGGCTCACCTGCTGCCAGATGTTGATGGCAAAGTCGGTGGTGTCCAGCTGCAGTGTGTCCAAGGTGGGCGCTAACTCGGGGGATATCCCTGCCAGGGCCTGCAGGAGGCCCTGGTAGAGGAAGAGGCCGCTGTGGAGTTGACGCAGGCAGCCCATCTGGGGGATGGAGTAGAGGAGTCAGGACGTGCTGCCTGGGACGCTCCTCTCAGGGCCCCACATTGGAGCCTGGGGGTCCAGGGAGACTTCCAGAccatccttccctctccttgttgccctcctcccctccagaaacTCACCAGCTGCAGGGCCTGGCTGGAGCAGCTGctcaggggaggctgggggatgCCCAGAGCGTGCCCGAGCAGCACCAACTCCTCAGGATGGCACAGCTGGTGGGTGGCACACTGGGGACAGTAAGGATGCTGAGTGAGGGGCACCTGACAGGGCCACGGCTGCTCCTGTTTCCTAACCTTCCCCGTCTCTCCCAGgtcttcccctctctcccagcCCTCCCAGGCCGCTGCCAGGCTGCTCAGCCCCATCCTGCCCTCCACAGCGATCCTGGCAGGCCGGCCCGCCAGCCAGCAGCTGCTCTGAGCCCTGTCCCTGAGCACTCTGTTCCCCGGTTCCTAGCCAGGCTTCCATGGCTCCACCTCTgagtttcttccctttcccttggGTCTCTCCTCTCCCACGTCCCTCCCTGATCATATCTTCTCTCCATTCCCTTTCCCACCCTCAGCTCTTCCCCCCTGTGCCTGCCCTCAGCTGTCCGCTCTGGGTCCCCCTTCCCAGCCCCGAGGTCCCCTCCGGTGCTCTCCCTCACCAGCGTCTCCTGCAGCGCCGTGCCATCAGCCTGGACCTTCCTCATTTGCTCTAGGCACTTGAGCAGGAAGCTCTGGGGCAGGGGGCCGGTAGGGCCCAGGGGGGCGGCTTCTTGCACCATCCAGAGTGCGCTGTGCCACAGCAGCAGCTGCAGGGCTGAGagcagatggggtggggggctcaggagCCCTGCGGTCCACTGCAGGGCCCGGGGGCCCTCCCAGCCCTCTGCcactccagcctccctccctggggccaGGACACTCACCGGTCAGCTTCAtggggctctgggctgcaggcttAGCCGAAGGTCTGGGTGGGTCTgcaggctctgggctctggcAGGGACGGGCTCCAGAGGGCCTTTATAGAGGAGCCCATGGAGGCCCGGGAGGAAATTACCTGGTGCCACGACCAGGGCTTAGTAATAATTTCCTAGGATTTATGCAAATTTGGTGTCAGGACAATGTAGGGGGGCACTGGGACAAAAAGCTGTTTGCGAAAGTTTTGTGAAATTGTGGAATCTCTGATCGTTCTTTGACGTCTGATCCCCCTCACACTCTTCCTCCCCTCAGCCCCGCCCAGGCCGAATTGCCCCAGGGTGTTTGATCTGAAGCACTGAACTAAGTGAGCTTGAGCCACAGATAAGAGCCAAGGAGCCTGGAGGCCAGTCAGGCCCACACTGCCCAGGCAGGCCAGGGacagccccttcctccctccctccctccctccctctttccctccctccctctctccctccctccctccctcccctgcctgatCTGCGGGAGTAGCCCCCTGGCGCTACCCCCCTTGGGATCCCCGAGCTACCTGTTCCCTAGACTCTAGAGTCTAGAGTTGGAGGGAAGAAGCTAGTTGCCCCCCTTTCTACCCCTCAAACTCCCAAGAGGCTGCTTTCCTGAGTCCCCCTCCTGAGAggccaggggcctgagatggggCCGTTGGGATCTAGCCTCCTGTCTCCACCCCATACTTTGATGGGCACCATCCCAGGTCCCTATCTTGAACTGGTTAGCTGGgaaccccccactcccccccatGACTCATTCCTCCAAGCCCCCGGAATCCTGGCAGAAACCAAAGGAAACCGGATGTCTGTCCCAAATGAAGCAAGACCCTTGAGGTTCTGGGGCTCTGGGTTCACCTGAccttgcccttcctcctcctcctgcgctccccctccctccagtgGTGTCCCAGCACTTGGGAGCTGGGGGAAGGTCCCTGACGTGGCTTCCCGGTCACTGCCTGCCAGAGTGTGCGCTGCCCTGAGGCGGAGAACggctggggggcagagagaagaaattGCCCTAGCCCCAAACCCCAGAACCGCGCCAGTCTCTGATTCGGTTCTAAACCCCATGAACTGGGCCGGAGAGGGAAGGGCCTAGCCTAAGGTCAAGGAGAGCCGATTCCGACTCAGGGTTGCAGCCTGGGCCTCAGATCAGACTTGAAGGTTTCCCACGGCCACGGGCCGGCCTAGCTGGCTGCCCTGCCACGCCCAAGGCTGTCACTTTCTGTCTCAATTTACCCCAGCACCAGCCAAGGAAGGACACCTTTTGATGAGGAGTGGGTGTGTCTGTCTGGGTGAGGGCATCTCTGGGGCGGGGGTGCCCCCTGGTGGCCACAGCTGGCAGGGCCTTCACCTGTTGACTCGCATCCTGCCTCTAGTCCCCTGtcctcccagggcctcagggTGCTCCCCACTTCCACCTCCCGCTGGGTAGCTGGTCACCATGCGCTGATTGGGGCCAGCTCTGTGCCCAGCTCTGCGGCAGCAGAGGGGTGGGTTTGGAACTGGGGGGCAGGAAATTCACTTCCACAAACGTGTCCCTTCATCCTCCCCCAAAGAACCTCCAGAGGACTCATCTGACTCCACAAGGCCCCTAACCTTGTGCTGAGCCCTCTCCACACAAGGAGAGCagtatgcctttcttttttttttttaacatttatttattttttatgatagacatagagagagaggcagagacacaggaggagggagaagcaggctccatgccaggagcctgatgcgggactcgatcccgggactccaggatcgggccctgggccaaaggcaggtgctaaaccactgagccacccagggatccccaggtatgCCTTTCAATAAGCCTATGAGAAAGATACTAGAACCATTTCCCCTTTTACAGAAGAGTAATCTAacctcaaagaggttaagtaacttggccaAGTGGCAGAATCAAGGTCTGCTCTCTGCCACAGtcttaaattcttttgttttaagatttatttattttattttagaagtgggggaggaggggcagagggggagggcgagagaatcccaagcaggctccccatgagcacAGAGCCAACACGGGGCCTGattccaccaccctgagatcaggacctgagctgcactcaagagttggatgctcaaccgaccgagccacccaagaGCTCCTTAACCATCGGATCTCTTAACCAGTGTTTGGCCTTCCTCACCAGTggctgggcagccccaggcccagaCTCTTATCTTCACCTATAGTCCAAGTGTGTAGGATGTTTGATTGAGAGAACACGTTAATTCTAACGAGGGGGGCCAGAAGGGTGAAAGGACTCAAGATCCCACTTGAAGAAAGCAGGCTGTGTTGaccaggggaagggaaggagggggttTGTTGCCGGGTCTCCAGGGCTGGAAGTGGCCCAGGGAGTGGAAGCCACAGCCGGCGAGTTTTCAGCTCCACAGAGGGAAAGAGCTTTCCAATGATCAGAAGTGTTAGAAGATGGAGTGGGCAGCATCCAGGGGAAAGTGAACTGCTCATCCCGGGAAGTGTTCTGACATCCATTCCATAGGGAGAAAATCCAAATGTTGGCTGACACTTATTTGACACCTCTTGTACATCAAGCACCTTCCATTACACTCTTGTCATTTCATCCTACAAACCTAGTAAAAGGATGTGGGTTACTCCCACTATAGACAAGGGACAGCCTCAGAGAAGCGAAGGGTCTTGCCCAGATCACAGAACGAGTCATGGCAGAGCAGACAGGATGTGACACCAGGCTTCTCCAGCTCGCATCCTCCCCATTACACTACCTTCCTGTTCAGATAGCTGTATTGGAGAATGGCTCAATCCAGACTTAAGCCTTACCCGAGGGACAATAAAGGCCAAGTAGAGAGCCAGGGCTTGTTAGAAGCCATGATGCACTGGCAAAGGCACTGGCTCCAGAGACCCCTACTGGTCATTCCACCGTCCAGCCTCCTAAAGGCTTTCCCAGGTGTTTCTCAAAGGCCAGAACCGGTGGCGACTTCCCCTCATGCTTCCTGTtttcatctggtcctggacttggAGCCTCTTTCTAAGGCCTCTGGAGTGACTCATTTGTTGCAGACTTGGCCTGTGAGCCAAGATCTGTACACCTCGAGCTAAGAATgggtttcacatttttaaatggttgggggaaaaaatcaaaagaatatttcataacatGTAAACATCCTATGAAATTCAAACCCCAGGGttgttaaataattttgtttatatattgtttatagcCGCTTTCAAGAAGTGCAGCACTGAAATGAAGAGTTGTGACAGACCATATGGCTCAGAAACCTAAAAAATGTGCGATCCGGCCCTTTAAGAGGTTTGCACACCATGTACACAGTCCCCTGTAGCAGGAGACTCCCGGAGCTGTCCTCAGTGGCATCCTATGTCCGAGCAAACCAACGCGCCCCAGTCGGGGAAGGGCTAAATAAATCGTGGTCCATTCATACCACATGCGCCTCCCCCACCAAGTCGTCACAGGATGAAAACTCCTTGAGGAATTTGCGGTTTCGCAGTGCCTAGGACAGTGCTGAGCCTGGTCTCACCACCACTAATCTCAAAACCAAGACTGAGTGGAGAGCAAGTTACATTCATGTGATATATCATTTAAAAGTGCAAGACACTACTTTAATgtaacaaaatgtattaaagcaTAAACTGGAAAGCTGCCCAACTGAATTCATCAGAGTGGCTGCCTCTAGAAGGTAGGCAAGggtctgggaaaggaacaagagCGGCTTCCTCAACAGTTTGTCTTGGTTGAGGAAACTTGCATGATAACCAGTGTCACCATTTATTAAACTGGGGGGGAAAGCACATGGATATTTGTTATTCTTCctgcttctctatttttttaatagtagttttctatttttttaataaagattttatttatttattcatgaaaggcacagagagaggcatagacacaggcagggggagaagcaggctccatgcagggagcccgacgtgggattcgattccgggacccgggatcgtgccctgagccaaaggcagacaccaggTGCCCTTCTGTAGTTCTCTAAttaaaacaccaccaccacccagaaaGTGGAGAACACGGTGAGCTCTCCAAGCATAAAAAGGGCAATAAGCTTCTCTGGGAAGAGAAAACCAAGCTCACGGGAATGAATTACAAGAAACTTCCAGACAGCAAGCAGACAGAAAAAGAGTCCATAGACTCAAGGTGGGTGAGAACCAGGGAATCACAGCAAGTCATGaaacccttcaaaaaaaaaaagtcataaaacaaaacaaacaattgCACCATCCAGAGTGCGCTGGACCAGGGTGACACACTCTCTGGACCATCTGTTACCAACCAGGAGAGGGTCTGAGGGACTAAGGGCTTGGTGCTGGGATTTATAACCTTGggggttcagttggtagagcacgtgacacttgatcttggggttgtaggttcatGCCCTACATTAGAAagagagatcacttaaaaattgttttttcttagaGTGCATGAGTGACcacaggggagggggctgggaggggaagaggaagaaggcaagaatcttaagcaggctccacgtccagtgcagagcccgatgcagggcttgatctcacaaccgagatcatgacctgagccaaaaccaataatTGGtggcttaaccgactaagccagccagttgcccccaaaataactttttttttgaagggttTCATTATATGGCAGGgggcaattttttcttttaaaggaagtgGCCAATGCCAGATCACTGTGACCATGGCTGGGATGGGAGGAGGAACAAAAGCAAGGCTAGTCTAAAACATGCCTTTAATGGAAATTAGGGTTATTGGGGGATGAAAATCTTCAGTTGTGATGGAGAGAGTGTACCTCCTCTAACAAACAAGACTTCATTGAACCCAGTGTGCCACGCACTGGGCAAAGCCCAGGGAGGATACAAATGCCTCATGCTCTCTAAGAACCTACAAACTAGTTAGGAAGGTTAAGACTTTCACACCATCTCCTATAAGTATCTGATCTCAAGTGAGTGTTCCAGAAACCAGGGGGATAAATCACTGTGAGGCAGGAAGCCTGGAGGAGGTGTAGAAATCCAGGAGGTGGAGAGCCAGAGCACCACAGGGGAGGGAAGACAGTTAAGTAGAGGCAGAAACCCACAAGGCTGTGTTCAGGTAACAGAGCGCTTGGCAGGAGCAGAGAACGTAGCAATAATTCAATGGCCCAAGATGGGGAGTTACCACTGTTAGTGGCCAGGAGACTTCAAGACCTAGGCAGACACATTTCCTCACCATCCGCAGCTAGTGTCAGTGGGCAGGGGCCACAGGGCCCCCCTCCTGCCTGACCCCACTCGGCTCTCAGGGAGGAGCCCGTCTTCCATATTTAAGGGCCAACTGGGGAAAGCCCTGCTCTCCTCCAACTGCAGCAGACTTATGAGagccccttctctcctctgcaaACCTCACCTGAGGGCTAGACTCCCAGTTTTTCTTTGATCATCTAGaggtctagattttttttttaagattttatttatttattcatgagagacatagagagagagagaggcagagacacaggcagagggagaagcaggctccatgtaccgggagcctgacgtgggacgcgatcccgggtctccaggttcacgccctgggctgaaggcggcgctaaaccgctgagccacccgggctgcccaagaggtcTAGATTTCTAACTTTAGGG
This window contains:
- the CSF3 gene encoding granulocyte colony-stimulating factor; protein product: MKLTALQLLLWHSALWMVQEAAPLGPTGPLPQSFLLKCLEQMRKVQADGTALQETLCATHQLCHPEELVLLGHALGIPQPPLSSCSSQALQLMGCLRQLHSGLFLYQGLLQALAGISPELAPTLDTLQLDTTDFAINIWQQMEDLGMAPAVPPTQGTMPAFTSAFQRRAGGVLVASNLQSFLELAYRALRHFAKP